A genome region from Arachis duranensis cultivar V14167 chromosome 8, aradu.V14167.gnm2.J7QH, whole genome shotgun sequence includes the following:
- the LOC107460211 gene encoding uncharacterized protein LOC107460211, producing MVGVFRRTVSFPNKNPNRPSQKPQISHHIRSISLPCRSHPLISQIKDDINGLTTWASASKFHPQTHSSLSHALKLLTDTHDTLHDILQLPQTCDSLRSNPLWVENLLEDFLRFVDVYGMFQTSVMSLKEENSAAQMALRKRDRSKLVLYAKAKKKMAKDMDKLVSGITCVTHQMHLPTATYSSSLSTAPFAAAGEAELARVISDVISVTVTVSVALFNGIAASFASRRMTWTKMAKLSSITGRSNSTRSMNYKEHEGIEELLEAGAVEAEGRGNNLRKKGEEEVRLVLKRMRDLESCICGIESVTEKVFRALINSRVALLNALTLTQ from the coding sequence ATGGTAGGGGTTTTCCGGCGTACCGTCTCATTCCCAAACAAGAATCCCAACCGTCCATCACAAAAGCCGCAGATATCACACCACATCAGGTCCATCAGTTTGCCATGCAGATCACACCCTCTCATCTCTCAGATCAAGGACGACATCAACGGCCTAACAACCTGGGCCTCCGCTTCCAAGTTCCACCCTCAGACACACTCTAGCCTCTCCCACGCCCTCAAACTCCTAACCGACACACACGACACTCTTCACGATATTCTCCAGCTCCCTCAGACCTGCGACTCCCTCCGATCGAACCCTCTCTGGGTTGAAAACCTTCTAGAAGATTTCCTCCGCTTCGTCGACGTCTACGGAATGTTCCAGACCTCAGTCATGTCCCTCAAAGAAGAAAACTCCGCAGCTCAGATGGCTCTTAGAAAGAGAGACCGCTCCAAGCTTGTGCTCTACGCTAAAGCCAAGAAGAAAATGGCCAAAGACATGGACAAACTCGTCAGTGGAATCACGTGCGTCACACATCAAATGCACCTTCCCACCGCCACCTACTCCTCCTCATTATCCACTGCACCGTTCGCAGCCGCTGGGGAAGCTGAGCTGGCGCGTGTGATCTCCGACGTTATCAGCGTAACGGTAACGGTTTCTGTTGCTCTCTTTAACGGCATCGCGGCTTCGTTTGCATCAAGGAGGATGACGTGGACGAAGATGGCGAAGTTGTCCAGTATAACAGGAAGGAGCAATAGCACTAGATCAATGAATTATAAGGAGCACGAAGGAATTGAGGAGCTTCTGGAAGCGGGCGCAGTGGAAGCAGAAGGGCGTGGGAATAATCTGAGAaagaagggagaagaagaagtgagGTTAGTTCTGAAGAGAATGAGGGATTTGGAGAGTTGCATCTGTGGGATCGAAAGTGTTACTGAGAAAGTCTTTAGGGCTCTCATCAACTCAAGAGTTGCATTGCTCAATGCTCTTACCCTTACGCAGTAA